One Lycium barbarum isolate Lr01 chromosome 5, ASM1917538v2, whole genome shotgun sequence genomic window carries:
- the LOC132639368 gene encoding uncharacterized protein LOC132639368: MVKYGFVNENIDVDILEETAQQITVKLFFQELHKNMVVTMVYAKCDKEKRVNLWDCLCNLLATMSMPWLIGGDFNVILNEEEKIGGLPIFPQENEDFASCVNSGELSEVNFKGSPFTWWNGRTIGECIFKRLDRMLFNDLFQSWFGQIEVDHLSRTGSDHAPLFLSCTDQTQTFIKTFNFLKFWTEHADSADVFLAFKQKLKSVKSALSQNTIFFHNIVKGRTKRTQIKRIQNSNGTWIEWTDNLADEAISFYQKQFTQEPQQEEFSLLEHIQELVTEEDNVVFCSIPSLEQVRQAVFELAGDSASGPDGLSGLFYQSCWDIVGVNVHKLVKAYFEGHTLPKSITHTNLVLLPKKNEVETFSAMRPISLSNFINKIISRVLHGKLDHILPRLISTNQSGFVKGRNIIEIVLLTLEIVSDIKLRGKTTNVVLKLDMTKAYDRVSWLFLTKVLKKMGGVKEGDPLSPALFILSAEVLTSALNSLFEISESKGYGMPKGSANLNHLAYADDTIIFASADNDSLNMIIKVLQDYEKVSGQLINKRKSSFYMFAKVSQNIVKGVAATTGFSSGSFPFVYLGCPISYARKRKIDYSELIKNVKDKLQAWKGRLLSLGGKVVLISSVLQSVPIHLLSPVKPPKCVIKEIHQMFAKFFWSNKEDVKSRHWSAWLTMCFPKEEGGLGFKSLFDVSKALCAKLWWNFRTSISLWANYLWNKYCKNQYPQYVQWKGGTQVWKMMLEARDSIEQEIWWETKSGTANVWFDNWTKLGALYYTLPDQVIDESVEDVSEILDGNDWNFNKLQQLLPSEIVNHIQEELLMKESSTLWDKAWWMMTSSGKFNISSAWNLLRQKGHISTVLRKFKLPADEVLASIGRNVFSSTAGIEMNCSQVKQLVQIWWNTNCHYKLKPIIKAVPGMTMWQIWKWRNTKLHGGSMSRHRFRPSLKCTTVAWRVAISGWYKCNSDSASRGNPGPSSVAFCIRDDNGDLVYAATQKITDGNNLVVEAVAIKQGINYCMDHQMYPLLVETDSLAMKMFIRGTWEVPWCISMILKDINRLIRGQTVKVDHIYREGNCLADFLANYVFDFPGTQQFNTFQELPSIARKLLNIDKAQIPNLRIRYASNTRVSSN; encoded by the exons ATGGTAAAATATGGTTTTGTGAATGAAAACATTGATGTGGATATTTTGGAGGAAACTGCACAACAAATTACTGTTAAGCTATTTTTCCaggaattgcataaaaatatggTAGTTACTATGGTGTATGCAAAGTGTGATAAAGAGAAAAGAGTGAATTTATGGGACTGTTTGTGTAATCTATTAGCCACTATGTCAATGCCATGGCTAATAGGTGGTGATTTTAATGTAATTCTGAATGAAGAAGAGAAGATTGGAGGCTTGCCTATTTTCCCTCAGGAAAATGAAGATTTTGCTTCTTGTGTCAATTCCGGTGAGTTGTCTGAGGTTAACTTCAAAGGCAGCCCttttacatggtggaatggtagaaCAATTGGAGAATGCATTTTCAAAAGGTTGGATAGGATGCTTTTTAATGATCTGTTTCAATCCTGGTTTGGTCAAATTGAAGTAGATCATCTGTCAAGGACTGGGTCTGATCATGCACCTTTGTTTTTATCTTGTACTGATCAAACTCAGACATTTATTAAAACTTTCaactttttgaaattttggacTGAGCATGCAGATTCAGCTGATGTTTTTCTGGCTTTTAAGCAGAAATTGAAAAGTGTGAAATCTGCTCTATCACA AAATACAATATTCTTCCATAATATAGTGAAGGGCAGAACGAAGAGAACTCAGATCAAAAGAATACAAAACTCTAATGGTACTTGGATTGAATGGACTGACAATCTAGCAGATGAGGCAATTTCCTTTTATCAGAAGCAATTCACTCAAGAGCCTCAACAGGAGGAGTTTTCATTATTGGAGCATATTCAAGAACTGGTGACAGAGGAGGATAATGTTGTATTTTGCAGTATTCCAAGTCTTGAACAAGTCAGGCAAGCAGTATTTGAACTAGCTGGGGATAGTGCAAGTGGCCCTGATGGTTTATCAGGTTTGTTTTACCAGTCATGTTGGGATATAGTTGGTGTTAATGTGCATAAGCTGGTGAAGGCTTACTTTGAGGGTCACACTCTTCCTAAGTCTATAACACACACAAATCTTGTATTGTTGCCTAAGAAGAATGAAGTTGAGACATTTTCTGCTATGAGGCCAATAAGTCTTAGCAACTTCATAAACAAGATAATTTCTAGAGTGTTACATGGCAAGCTTGATCATATTCTTCCTAGGCTCATTTCAACTAATCAGTCTGGTTTTGTTAAAGGAAGAAACATCATTGAAATTGTCTTATTGACTCTGGAAATTGTGTCTGACATCAAATTGAGAGGAAAAACTACAAATGTAGTTTTGAAACTTGATATGACTAAGGcctatgatagagtatcatggTTATTTTTAACTAAGGTACTCAAGAAGATGGG GGGTGTCAAGGAGGGTGACCCTTTGTCACCTGCTTTGTTCATTTTATCAGCAGAGGTTCTGACAAGTGCCTTGAATTCATTGTTTGAAATATCTGAATCTAAAGGTTATGGGATGCCAAAAGGGAGTGCCAATCTTAACCacttggcatatgcagatgacaccataATATTTGCCTCAGCAGACAATGATTCACTAAACATGATCATAAAGGTGTTACAGGATTATGAGAAGGTGTCTGGTCAGCTAATTAACAAAAGGAAAAGTTCCTTTTACATGTTTGCTAAAGTTTCACAGAATATTGTAAAAGGGGTGGCAGCAACTACAGGATTTTCAAGTGGTTCTTTTCCTTTTGTGTATTTAGGATGCCCAATTTCTTATGCTAGGAAGAGGAAAATAGATTATTCTGAACTTATTAAAAATGTGAAGGATAAACTGCAAGCTTGGAAAGGGAGGTTGCTATCACTTGGAGGAAAGGTTGTGCTGATATCAAGTGTACTTCAAAGTGTCCCTATACATCTATTATCTCCAGTGAAACCTCCAAAATGTGTTATCAAGGAAATACATCAGATGTTTGCCAAATTCTTCTGGAGTAATAAGGAAGATGTCAAATCTAGGCATTGGTCTGCATGGCTTACTATGTGTTTTCCTAAGGAGGAGGGTGGTTTGGGCTTCAAATCCTTGTTTGATGTGTCAAAGGCATTATGTGCTAAATTATGGTGGAATTTTAGAACCTCAATATCACTATGGGCCAATTACCTATGGAACAAATATTGCAAGAACCAATATCCTCAGTATGTCCAATGGAAGGGAGGTACACAGGTTTGGAAGATGATGTTAGAAGCAAGAGATAGTATAGAACAGGAAATATGGTGGGAAACCAAGAGTGGAACTGCTAATGtctggtttgacaactggacaaaATTAGGAGCCTTGTACTATACATTACCTGATCAAGTCATTGATGAAAGTGTGGAAGATGTATCTGAAATTCTAGATGGAAATGATTGGAATTTCAATAAGCTACAACAACTACTACCAAGTGAAATTGTTAATCATATTCAAGAGGAGCTTCTGATGAAGGAAAGTTCAACTTTGTGGGACAAGGCATGGTGGATGATGACTAGCTCTGGGAAGTTTAACATTTCAAGTGCCTGGAATCTGCTTAGACAAAAAGGCCATATCTCTACAGT ATTAAGAAAGTTTAAGCTACCTGCTGATGAAGTGCTAGCTAGCATTGGAAGAAAT GTTTTTAGCAGTACTGCTGGTATAGAAATGAATTGCTCTCAGGTGAAACAATTAGTGCAAATATGGTGGAATACTAATTGTCATTATAAGCTGAAACCTATCATTAAAGCAGTACCTGGAATGACCATGTGGCAAATATGGAAATGGAGAAACACAAAGCTTCATGGAGGCTCAATGTCTAGGCATAGG TTTAGACCAAGCCTAAAGTGTACAACTGTGGCATGGAGAGTGGCTATAAGTGGTTGGTATAAGTGCAACAGTGATAGTGCCTCAAGAGGAAATCCAGGTCCTAGTTCAGTGGCATTTTGCATTAGAGATGATAATGGAGATCTGGTATATGCAGCAACTCAAAAGATTACAGATGGGAATAACTTAGTTGTTGAAGCTGTGGCCATCAAGCAAGGAATTAATTATTGTATGGATCATCAAATGTATCCTTTATTGGTGGAAACTGACTCCTTAGCCATGAAGATGTTCATTAGAGGAACATGGGAAGTTCCATGGTGTATTAGTATGATCTTAAAGGACATCAACAGATTGATAAGAGGGCAGACTGTTAAAGTGGATCACATATATAGGGAGGGAAACTGCCTGGCAGATTTTTTAGCTAACTATGTTTTTGATTTTCCAGGTACACAACAATTTAACACTTTTCAGGAGCTACCTTCTATTGCTAGGAAACTATTAAACATTGATAAGGCTCAGATTCCAAATCTGAGAATCAGATATGCATCAAACACTAGAGTTTCAAGCAACTGA